In Cervus canadensis isolate Bull #8, Minnesota chromosome 6, ASM1932006v1, whole genome shotgun sequence, one DNA window encodes the following:
- the AP1G2 gene encoding AP-1 complex subunit gamma-like 2 isoform X5 gives MGSAEMCRDLAREVEKLLLQPSAYVRKKAVLTAVHMIRKVPELSDIFLPPCAQLLHERHHGILLGTVTLITELCERSPAALKHFRKVVPQLVHTLRTLVMTGCSTEHSISGVSDPFLQVQILRLLRILGRNHEESSETMNDLLAQVATNTDTSRNAGSAVLFETVLTIMDIRSAAGLRVLAVNILGRFLLNSDRNIRYVALTSLLKLVQSDHSAVQRHRPTVVECLREPDASLSRRALELSLALVNSSNVRTMTQELQGFLESCPPDLRADCASGILLAAERFAPTKRWHIDTILRVLTTAGSYVRDEAVANLIQLIGGAQELHAYSVRRLYSALAEDISQQPLVQVAAWCIGEYGDLLLEGTCEETEPLQVGPALGVHGRGTCEGRQGRPQGHPLCPRPLRKVEEDVVLTLLERVLQSHMSLPATRGYALTALMKLSTRLHGDNNRICQVMSIYGSCQDVELQQRAVEYNALFRKYDHLRAAVLEKMPLVERGGPQVNEEAKESKEVAQLSEAAPVPTETQASKLLDLLDLLDGPSENTQHPPPLDPTPGDTLIHLLDLPCAPLPSAPIPNLKVFEREGLQLTLSFVRPPGTPTLLLITVTATNTSGGDVTHFICQAAVPKVCRRPGLRGSLDTPGKKATKERRWQGWWEDEMRREGLQRQALGELQEEGLKLLGVEWLPEPASLCALSNLLCSEFPATATGPQWRHCSSPGWPSDDPAAQNPQS, from the exons ATGGGCTCTGCTGAGATGTGCCGGGACTTGGCCCGGGAGGTGGAGAAGCTGCTCCTGCAGCCCAGCGCCTACGTGCGCAAGAAG GCTGTTCTGACTGCAGTGCACATGATCCGGAAGGTCCCTGAACTCTCTGACATCTTCCTCCCACCCTGTGCCCAGCTGCTTCATGAACGCCACCATG GCATCCTTCTGGGCACCGTCACGCTGATCACTGAGCTCTGTGAACGAAGCCCTGCAGCCCTCAAGCACTTTCGCAAG GTGGTACCCCAGCTGGTGCACACCCTCCGAACTCTGGTGATGACAGGATGCTCCACAGAACACAGCATATCTGGAGTCAGCGACCCATTCCTGCAG GTCCAGATACTTCGTCTGCTTCGCATTCTGGGCCGGAACCACGAGGAGAGCAGTGAGACCATGAATGACTTGCTGgcccag GTAGCCACAAACACAGACACCAGCCGAAATGCGGGCAGCGCAGTTCTGTTTGAGACGGTGTTGACTATCATGGACATCCGCTCTGCTGCGGGCCTGAGG GTTCTAGCTGTCAACATCCTTGGCCGCTTCCTACTCAACAGTGACAGGAACATTAG ATATGTGGCCCTGACGTCCTTGCTGAAGCTGGTGCAGTCTGATCACAGCGCGGTGCAGCGGCACCGGCCCACCGTGGTGGAATGTCTGCGGGAACCTGACGCCTCCCTCAGCCG GCGGGCCCTGGAACTGAGCCTGGCCCTGGTGAACAGCTCCAACGTGCGGACCATGACTCAGGAGCTGCAGGGCTTTCTGGAGTCCTGCCCCCCTGATCTACGGGCCGACTGTGCCTCCGGCATCCTACTGGCAGCAGAGAG GTTTGCCCCAACCAAGCGGTGGCACATAGATACCATCCTCCGTGTGCTGACGACG GCAGGCAGCTATGTGCGCGATGAGGCAGTGGCCAACCTGATCCAGCTGATTGGGGGCGCCCAGGAGCTTCACGCCTACTCCGTGCGCCGCCTCTACAGCGCCCTGGCTGAGGACATCTCCCAG CAACCACTGGTGCAGGTGGCAGCCTGGTGCATCGGGGAATACGGAGATCTCCTGCTGGAGGGGACCTGTGAGGAGACTGAGCCCCTGCAGGTGGGCCCTGCGTTAGGGGTACACGGAAGAGGGACATGTGAGGGGAGGCAGGGCCGGCCCCAGGGTCACCCTCTGTGTCCGCGCCCCCTCCGGAAGGTGGAGGAAGACGTGGTGTTGACACTGCTGGAAAGGGTGCTTCAGTCTCATATGTCCCTGCCGGCCACCAGGGGATATGCCCTCACGGCCCTCATGAAGCTTAGCACCCGGCTCCATGGGGACAACAA CCGCATCTGCCAGGTGATGTCCATCTACGGGAGCTGCCAGGACGTGGAGCTGCAGCAGCGGGCAGTGGAGTACAATGCCCTCTTCCGGAAGTACGACCACTTGAG GGCTGCTGTCCTGGAAAAGATGCCTCTTGTGGAGCGGGGTGGCCCTCAGGTCAAtgaggaagcaaaggaaagcaaagaagtaGCCCAGCTTTCAGAAGCAGCCCCTGTCCCCACGGAGACCCAG GCCTCAAAGCTCTTGGATCTGTTAGATCTCCTGGATGGCCCTTCTGAGAATACCCAGCACCCTCCCCCTCTGGATCCCACCCCAGGAGACACTTTGATAcacctccttgaccttccctgcgCTCCCCTACCCTCTG CTCCCATCCCAAATCTCAAAGTATTTGAGCGTGAAGGACTTCAGCTGACTCTTTCTTTTGTTCGACCCCCTGGAACTCCTACTTTGCTGTTAATCACTGTCACTGCCACCAACACCTCAGGGGGTGACGTCACCCACTTCATCTGCCAGGCGGCTGTGCCCAAGGTTTGTAGAAGACCAGGACTCAGAGGTAGCCTGGATACTCCAGGAAAAAAAGCCACTAAGGAGAGGAGGTggcaggggtggtgggaggaTGAGATGAGAAGGGAGGGACTGCAGAGACAGGCACTTGGGGAGTTGCAGGAAGAGGGTTTAAAACTATTGGGTGTGGAGTGGTTGCCTGAGCCAGCCTCACTGTGTGCTCTGTCCAACCTCCTATGTTCAGAGTTTCCAGCTACAGCTACAGGCCCCCAGTGGAGACACTGTTCCAGCCCAGGGTGGCCTTCCGATGACCCAGCTGCTCAGAATCCTCAATCCTAA
- the AP1G2 gene encoding AP-1 complex subunit gamma-like 2 isoform X6, with product MIRKVPELSDIFLPPCAQLLHERHHGILLGTVTLITELCERSPAALKHFRKVVPQLVHTLRTLVMTGCSTEHSISGVSDPFLQVQILRLLRILGRNHEESSETMNDLLAQVATNTDTSRNAGSAVLFETVLTIMDIRSAAGLRVLAVNILGRFLLNSDRNIRYVALTSLLKLVQSDHSAVQRHRPTVVECLREPDASLSRRALELSLALVNSSNVRTMTQELQGFLESCPPDLRADCASGILLAAERFAPTKRWHIDTILRVLTTAGSYVRDEAVANLIQLIGGAQELHAYSVRRLYSALAEDISQQPLVQVAAWCIGEYGDLLLEGTCEETEPLQVGPALGVHGRGTCEGRQGRPQGHPLCPRPLRKVEEDVVLTLLERVLQSHMSLPATRGYALTALMKLSTRLHGDNNRICQVMSIYGSCQDVELQQRAVEYNALFRKYDHLRAAVLEKMPLVERGGPQVNEEAKESKEVAQLSEAAPVPTETQASKLLDLLDLLDGPSENTQHPPPLDPTPGDTLIHLLDLPCAPLPSAPIPNLKVFEREGLQLTLSFVRPPGTPTLLLITVTATNTSGGDVTHFICQAAVPKVCRRPGLRGSLDTPGKKATKERRWQGWWEDEMRREGLQRQALGELQEEGLKLLGVEWLPEPASLCALSNLLCSEFPATATGPQWRHCSSPGWPSDDPAAQNPQS from the exons ATGATCCGGAAGGTCCCTGAACTCTCTGACATCTTCCTCCCACCCTGTGCCCAGCTGCTTCATGAACGCCACCATG GCATCCTTCTGGGCACCGTCACGCTGATCACTGAGCTCTGTGAACGAAGCCCTGCAGCCCTCAAGCACTTTCGCAAG GTGGTACCCCAGCTGGTGCACACCCTCCGAACTCTGGTGATGACAGGATGCTCCACAGAACACAGCATATCTGGAGTCAGCGACCCATTCCTGCAG GTCCAGATACTTCGTCTGCTTCGCATTCTGGGCCGGAACCACGAGGAGAGCAGTGAGACCATGAATGACTTGCTGgcccag GTAGCCACAAACACAGACACCAGCCGAAATGCGGGCAGCGCAGTTCTGTTTGAGACGGTGTTGACTATCATGGACATCCGCTCTGCTGCGGGCCTGAGG GTTCTAGCTGTCAACATCCTTGGCCGCTTCCTACTCAACAGTGACAGGAACATTAG ATATGTGGCCCTGACGTCCTTGCTGAAGCTGGTGCAGTCTGATCACAGCGCGGTGCAGCGGCACCGGCCCACCGTGGTGGAATGTCTGCGGGAACCTGACGCCTCCCTCAGCCG GCGGGCCCTGGAACTGAGCCTGGCCCTGGTGAACAGCTCCAACGTGCGGACCATGACTCAGGAGCTGCAGGGCTTTCTGGAGTCCTGCCCCCCTGATCTACGGGCCGACTGTGCCTCCGGCATCCTACTGGCAGCAGAGAG GTTTGCCCCAACCAAGCGGTGGCACATAGATACCATCCTCCGTGTGCTGACGACG GCAGGCAGCTATGTGCGCGATGAGGCAGTGGCCAACCTGATCCAGCTGATTGGGGGCGCCCAGGAGCTTCACGCCTACTCCGTGCGCCGCCTCTACAGCGCCCTGGCTGAGGACATCTCCCAG CAACCACTGGTGCAGGTGGCAGCCTGGTGCATCGGGGAATACGGAGATCTCCTGCTGGAGGGGACCTGTGAGGAGACTGAGCCCCTGCAGGTGGGCCCTGCGTTAGGGGTACACGGAAGAGGGACATGTGAGGGGAGGCAGGGCCGGCCCCAGGGTCACCCTCTGTGTCCGCGCCCCCTCCGGAAGGTGGAGGAAGACGTGGTGTTGACACTGCTGGAAAGGGTGCTTCAGTCTCATATGTCCCTGCCGGCCACCAGGGGATATGCCCTCACGGCCCTCATGAAGCTTAGCACCCGGCTCCATGGGGACAACAA CCGCATCTGCCAGGTGATGTCCATCTACGGGAGCTGCCAGGACGTGGAGCTGCAGCAGCGGGCAGTGGAGTACAATGCCCTCTTCCGGAAGTACGACCACTTGAG GGCTGCTGTCCTGGAAAAGATGCCTCTTGTGGAGCGGGGTGGCCCTCAGGTCAAtgaggaagcaaaggaaagcaaagaagtaGCCCAGCTTTCAGAAGCAGCCCCTGTCCCCACGGAGACCCAG GCCTCAAAGCTCTTGGATCTGTTAGATCTCCTGGATGGCCCTTCTGAGAATACCCAGCACCCTCCCCCTCTGGATCCCACCCCAGGAGACACTTTGATAcacctccttgaccttccctgcgCTCCCCTACCCTCTG CTCCCATCCCAAATCTCAAAGTATTTGAGCGTGAAGGACTTCAGCTGACTCTTTCTTTTGTTCGACCCCCTGGAACTCCTACTTTGCTGTTAATCACTGTCACTGCCACCAACACCTCAGGGGGTGACGTCACCCACTTCATCTGCCAGGCGGCTGTGCCCAAGGTTTGTAGAAGACCAGGACTCAGAGGTAGCCTGGATACTCCAGGAAAAAAAGCCACTAAGGAGAGGAGGTggcaggggtggtgggaggaTGAGATGAGAAGGGAGGGACTGCAGAGACAGGCACTTGGGGAGTTGCAGGAAGAGGGTTTAAAACTATTGGGTGTGGAGTGGTTGCCTGAGCCAGCCTCACTGTGTGCTCTGTCCAACCTCCTATGTTCAGAGTTTCCAGCTACAGCTACAGGCCCCCAGTGGAGACACTGTTCCAGCCCAGGGTGGCCTTCCGATGACCCAGCTGCTCAGAATCCTCAATCCTAA
- the AP1G2 gene encoding AP-1 complex subunit gamma-like 2 isoform X7, translating into MNATMVVPQLVHTLRTLVMTGCSTEHSISGVSDPFLQVQILRLLRILGRNHEESSETMNDLLAQVATNTDTSRNAGSAVLFETVLTIMDIRSAAGLRVLAVNILGRFLLNSDRNIRYVALTSLLKLVQSDHSAVQRHRPTVVECLREPDASLSRRALELSLALVNSSNVRTMTQELQGFLESCPPDLRADCASGILLAAERFAPTKRWHIDTILRVLTTAGSYVRDEAVANLIQLIGGAQELHAYSVRRLYSALAEDISQQPLVQVAAWCIGEYGDLLLEGTCEETEPLQVGPALGVHGRGTCEGRQGRPQGHPLCPRPLRKVEEDVVLTLLERVLQSHMSLPATRGYALTALMKLSTRLHGDNNRICQVMSIYGSCQDVELQQRAVEYNALFRKYDHLRAAVLEKMPLVERGGPQVNEEAKESKEVAQLSEAAPVPTETQASKLLDLLDLLDGPSENTQHPPPLDPTPGDTLIHLLDLPCAPLPSAPIPNLKVFEREGLQLTLSFVRPPGTPTLLLITVTATNTSGGDVTHFICQAAVPKVCRRPGLRGSLDTPGKKATKERRWQGWWEDEMRREGLQRQALGELQEEGLKLLGVEWLPEPASLCALSNLLCSEFPATATGPQWRHCSSPGWPSDDPAAQNPQS; encoded by the exons ATGAACGCCACCATG GTGGTACCCCAGCTGGTGCACACCCTCCGAACTCTGGTGATGACAGGATGCTCCACAGAACACAGCATATCTGGAGTCAGCGACCCATTCCTGCAG GTCCAGATACTTCGTCTGCTTCGCATTCTGGGCCGGAACCACGAGGAGAGCAGTGAGACCATGAATGACTTGCTGgcccag GTAGCCACAAACACAGACACCAGCCGAAATGCGGGCAGCGCAGTTCTGTTTGAGACGGTGTTGACTATCATGGACATCCGCTCTGCTGCGGGCCTGAGG GTTCTAGCTGTCAACATCCTTGGCCGCTTCCTACTCAACAGTGACAGGAACATTAG ATATGTGGCCCTGACGTCCTTGCTGAAGCTGGTGCAGTCTGATCACAGCGCGGTGCAGCGGCACCGGCCCACCGTGGTGGAATGTCTGCGGGAACCTGACGCCTCCCTCAGCCG GCGGGCCCTGGAACTGAGCCTGGCCCTGGTGAACAGCTCCAACGTGCGGACCATGACTCAGGAGCTGCAGGGCTTTCTGGAGTCCTGCCCCCCTGATCTACGGGCCGACTGTGCCTCCGGCATCCTACTGGCAGCAGAGAG GTTTGCCCCAACCAAGCGGTGGCACATAGATACCATCCTCCGTGTGCTGACGACG GCAGGCAGCTATGTGCGCGATGAGGCAGTGGCCAACCTGATCCAGCTGATTGGGGGCGCCCAGGAGCTTCACGCCTACTCCGTGCGCCGCCTCTACAGCGCCCTGGCTGAGGACATCTCCCAG CAACCACTGGTGCAGGTGGCAGCCTGGTGCATCGGGGAATACGGAGATCTCCTGCTGGAGGGGACCTGTGAGGAGACTGAGCCCCTGCAGGTGGGCCCTGCGTTAGGGGTACACGGAAGAGGGACATGTGAGGGGAGGCAGGGCCGGCCCCAGGGTCACCCTCTGTGTCCGCGCCCCCTCCGGAAGGTGGAGGAAGACGTGGTGTTGACACTGCTGGAAAGGGTGCTTCAGTCTCATATGTCCCTGCCGGCCACCAGGGGATATGCCCTCACGGCCCTCATGAAGCTTAGCACCCGGCTCCATGGGGACAACAA CCGCATCTGCCAGGTGATGTCCATCTACGGGAGCTGCCAGGACGTGGAGCTGCAGCAGCGGGCAGTGGAGTACAATGCCCTCTTCCGGAAGTACGACCACTTGAG GGCTGCTGTCCTGGAAAAGATGCCTCTTGTGGAGCGGGGTGGCCCTCAGGTCAAtgaggaagcaaaggaaagcaaagaagtaGCCCAGCTTTCAGAAGCAGCCCCTGTCCCCACGGAGACCCAG GCCTCAAAGCTCTTGGATCTGTTAGATCTCCTGGATGGCCCTTCTGAGAATACCCAGCACCCTCCCCCTCTGGATCCCACCCCAGGAGACACTTTGATAcacctccttgaccttccctgcgCTCCCCTACCCTCTG CTCCCATCCCAAATCTCAAAGTATTTGAGCGTGAAGGACTTCAGCTGACTCTTTCTTTTGTTCGACCCCCTGGAACTCCTACTTTGCTGTTAATCACTGTCACTGCCACCAACACCTCAGGGGGTGACGTCACCCACTTCATCTGCCAGGCGGCTGTGCCCAAGGTTTGTAGAAGACCAGGACTCAGAGGTAGCCTGGATACTCCAGGAAAAAAAGCCACTAAGGAGAGGAGGTggcaggggtggtgggaggaTGAGATGAGAAGGGAGGGACTGCAGAGACAGGCACTTGGGGAGTTGCAGGAAGAGGGTTTAAAACTATTGGGTGTGGAGTGGTTGCCTGAGCCAGCCTCACTGTGTGCTCTGTCCAACCTCCTATGTTCAGAGTTTCCAGCTACAGCTACAGGCCCCCAGTGGAGACACTGTTCCAGCCCAGGGTGGCCTTCCGATGACCCAGCTGCTCAGAATCCTCAATCCTAA